Proteins from a single region of Nakamurella deserti:
- a CDS encoding PTS sugar transporter subunit IIA, with protein MSTPLITPELVGIDLTGTDRDDVTRQLINLMAAAGRVTDADGFHADVRAREAQMATGMPGGVGLPHARSEHVTVPSLAVGRVPAGVDFGAPDGPANLIFLIAAPASGGSEHLKILASLARRLVHDSFRSSLLNAADAQEVADIVSREVVVS; from the coding sequence ATGAGCACTCCGCTGATCACCCCCGAACTCGTGGGCATCGATCTGACCGGCACCGACCGCGACGACGTCACCCGCCAGCTCATCAACCTGATGGCTGCCGCCGGTCGCGTGACCGACGCCGACGGCTTCCACGCCGACGTGCGGGCCCGCGAGGCGCAGATGGCCACCGGCATGCCCGGCGGCGTCGGCCTCCCGCACGCCCGCTCCGAGCACGTCACCGTGCCGAGCCTGGCGGTCGGCCGCGTCCCGGCGGGCGTGGACTTCGGTGCCCCCGACGGCCCCGCAAACCTGATCTTCCTCATCGCGGCGCCCGCCAGCGGCGGCTCCGAGCACCTGAAGATCCTGGCCTCGCTGGCCCGCCGGCTGGTGCACGACTCCTTCCGGTCGTCGCTGCTCAACGCCGCCGACGCCCAGGAAGTCGCCGACATCGTGTCCCGAGAGGTCGTCGTCTCATGA
- a CDS encoding 1-phosphofructokinase family hexose kinase: protein MILTVTPNPSVDRALDVAELEVGEVNRALRAHLDAGGKGINISRAFVLHGVDTVAVFPAGGPDGALLTSELAARHVAVEPVPIAGTIRSNITLVDAAGETTKINAPGPTLSGDEREALLAAVDTHLSGDVSWVVGAGSLPAGVGADFYVQVADRATSKGVRFALDTSGEPFAAAAAAGGMTLIKPNEEELGDLLGRELTTVGEVVDGAREVMAGGPHGAIDTALVSLGAAGALLVTATHTWWAAGPPLTPLSTVGAGDTTLAGYLSVAADPDHDPADALRTAIAWGRAAVLLPGSAAPGPEQIDRAAVTVVAEPDSALPLKELHV from the coding sequence ATGATCCTGACCGTGACCCCCAATCCCAGCGTCGACCGGGCACTGGACGTCGCCGAGCTCGAGGTCGGCGAGGTCAACCGGGCGCTGCGTGCGCACCTGGACGCCGGCGGCAAGGGCATCAACATCTCGCGGGCGTTCGTGCTGCACGGGGTCGACACCGTCGCGGTGTTCCCGGCCGGTGGTCCCGACGGCGCGCTGCTGACCTCCGAGCTCGCCGCCAGACACGTTGCGGTCGAACCCGTCCCGATCGCGGGCACGATCCGCAGCAACATCACCCTGGTCGACGCGGCGGGGGAGACCACCAAGATCAACGCACCCGGCCCCACCCTGTCCGGCGACGAGCGCGAGGCGCTGCTCGCCGCGGTCGACACGCACCTGAGCGGCGACGTCAGCTGGGTCGTCGGAGCCGGTAGTCTCCCGGCCGGGGTCGGCGCCGACTTCTACGTCCAGGTCGCCGACCGGGCCACGTCCAAGGGGGTGCGGTTCGCGTTGGACACGTCCGGGGAGCCGTTCGCCGCCGCCGCGGCGGCCGGTGGGATGACCCTGATCAAGCCCAACGAGGAGGAACTCGGTGACCTCCTCGGCCGCGAGCTGACCACCGTCGGTGAGGTCGTCGACGGCGCCCGCGAGGTCATGGCCGGCGGACCGCACGGCGCCATCGACACCGCCCTGGTCAGCCTCGGAGCGGCCGGCGCCCTGCTCGTGACCGCCACGCACACGTGGTGGGCCGCGGGCCCGCCCCTGACGCCGCTCTCCACCGTCGGAGCCGGCGACACCACCCTGGCCGGCTACCTCAGCGTCGCCGCCGACCCCGACCACGACCCCGCGGATGCCCTCCGTACAGCCATCGCCTGGGGACGCGCGGCTGTCCTACTACCCGGGAGCGCCGCTCCCGGCCCCGAGCAGATCGACCGGGCCGCGGTGACCGTCGTGGCCGAACCCGACTCAGCCCTACCACTGAAGGAGCTACACGTATGA
- a CDS encoding DeoR/GlpR family DNA-binding transcription regulator, producing MYAAERQAQILQAARSLGRVEVLALATRMDVTPETVRRDLTALERLGVLRRVHGGAMPVERFGFEPNVAMRENQFSAEKDRIGKAALDELPDGGSLILDAGTTTVRLASLLPTDRKFTVVTHSLPVASALAGYANITLHLLGGIVRGITLAAVGDWALRNIADVSVDVAFLGINGITTERGLTTPDLGEAQVKRALARAARRTVVLADHSKFGRTEFARVSGLDEVDTIITDSDLDAETASDIEVAGPRVVRA from the coding sequence GTGTACGCAGCGGAGCGGCAGGCGCAGATCCTGCAGGCCGCACGGTCGCTGGGCCGTGTGGAGGTCCTCGCGCTGGCCACCCGGATGGACGTCACCCCGGAGACCGTGCGCCGCGATCTGACCGCCCTGGAGCGTCTCGGCGTGCTGCGGCGTGTGCACGGCGGCGCGATGCCGGTGGAGCGCTTCGGCTTCGAACCTAACGTCGCCATGCGGGAGAACCAGTTCTCCGCCGAGAAGGACCGCATCGGCAAGGCCGCGCTCGACGAACTCCCGGACGGTGGCTCGCTGATCCTCGACGCCGGCACGACGACGGTCCGGCTGGCCAGCCTGCTGCCCACTGACCGGAAGTTCACCGTCGTCACCCATTCGCTGCCGGTCGCCTCGGCTCTGGCCGGTTACGCCAACATCACGCTGCACCTGCTCGGCGGCATCGTCCGGGGCATCACGTTGGCCGCCGTCGGCGACTGGGCGTTGCGCAACATCGCCGACGTCAGCGTCGACGTCGCCTTCCTCGGGATCAACGGCATCACCACCGAGCGTGGCCTGACCACGCCGGATCTCGGTGAGGCGCAGGTCAAACGGGCGCTCGCCCGAGCCGCCCGGCGCACCGTCGTGCTCGCCGACCACAGCAAGTTCGGACGCACCGAGTTCGCCCGGGTGTCGGGCCTGGACGAGGTCGACACCATCATCACCGACAGCGATCTCGACGCGGAGACCGCGTCGGACATCGAGGTCGCCGGCCCGAGAGTGGTGCGCGCATGA
- a CDS encoding acyl-CoA dehydrogenase family protein has product MFDMTDDQRAIVEACRDFSDREIAPHALRWDAEKHFPVETLRRSADLGLGGIYIAEEHGGSALSRVDAALIFETLSTGCPTVAAYLSIHNMVGWMIDAHGTVEQRARWLPRLCSMEDLGSYCLTEPGVGSDAGNLTTRAVPTDDGYVLTGVKQFISGAGATDVYIVMARTSNEGSHGISAFVVEKDMPGLSFGPNEAKMGWRAQPTRQVILDEVLVPAANRLGGEGDGFRLAMRGLNGGRINIAACSLGGAQAAFDRAVAYMKQRRAFGSDLTSFQALQFALADMATQLEAARLLLWRAAAALDSRDPRQVELAAMAKKFVTDVGFEVANRALQLHGGYGYLSEYGIEKIVRDLRVHQILEGTNEIMSVIIGRAVSR; this is encoded by the coding sequence ATGTTCGACATGACCGACGACCAGCGGGCGATCGTGGAGGCCTGCCGGGACTTCTCCGATCGGGAGATCGCCCCACACGCCCTCCGGTGGGACGCCGAGAAGCACTTCCCGGTCGAGACCCTCCGCAGGAGCGCCGATCTCGGTCTCGGTGGCATCTACATCGCCGAGGAGCACGGTGGCTCGGCGCTGAGCCGCGTCGACGCCGCGCTCATCTTCGAGACGCTGTCGACGGGATGTCCGACGGTCGCGGCGTACCTGTCGATCCACAACATGGTCGGCTGGATGATCGACGCCCACGGCACGGTCGAGCAACGGGCCCGTTGGTTGCCGCGACTGTGCTCGATGGAGGACCTGGGCAGCTACTGCCTCACCGAACCCGGGGTCGGGTCGGACGCCGGCAACCTGACCACCCGCGCCGTCCCCACCGACGACGGCTACGTCCTCACCGGGGTGAAGCAGTTCATCTCCGGCGCCGGCGCGACCGACGTCTACATCGTGATGGCCCGCACGAGCAACGAGGGCTCGCACGGCATCTCGGCGTTCGTGGTGGAGAAGGACATGCCCGGCCTGTCGTTCGGGCCGAACGAGGCCAAGATGGGGTGGCGTGCCCAGCCGACCCGGCAGGTCATCCTGGACGAGGTCCTGGTGCCGGCGGCGAACCGGCTCGGCGGCGAGGGCGACGGCTTCCGGCTGGCCATGCGCGGACTGAACGGCGGTCGCATCAACATCGCCGCGTGCTCACTCGGCGGTGCGCAGGCGGCGTTCGACCGGGCCGTCGCCTACATGAAGCAGCGGCGGGCCTTCGGCAGTGATCTGACCTCGTTTCAGGCCCTGCAGTTCGCGCTCGCCGACATGGCCACCCAGTTGGAGGCGGCCCGGTTGCTGCTGTGGCGCGCGGCAGCCGCGCTGGACTCCCGCGATCCCCGTCAGGTCGAGCTGGCCGCGATGGCCAAGAAGTTCGTCACCGACGTGGGGTTCGAGGTGGCCAACCGCGCGTTGCAGCTGCACGGCGGCTACGGCTACCTCTCCGAGTACGGCATCGAGAAGATCGTGCGCGACCTGCGGGTGCACCAGATCCTCGAAGGCACCAACGAGATCATGAGCGTCATCATCGGGCGGGCCGTGTCGCGCTGA
- a CDS encoding LLM class flavin-dependent oxidoreductase — translation MTVPLSVLELSPVAKAAGAAGGAEALRHTTELARRTEEFGYRRFWVAEHHNMPGIASSSPAVLLAHLAAHTSTISLGSGGVMLPNHAPLVIAEQFGMLAALHPGRIDLGIGRAPGADQRTAMALRRTVEGLSAEDFPQELAEVIGMLDGDPARLMAVPQAETPPQIWLLGSSGYSAQLAGHLGLPFSFAHHFSSRNTEPALALYRESFQPSRWLSAPHAMVAVNAVAADTDEHAAYLAKPGLLSFLRLRSGRPQAMDSPAVAAEYEFDAFEEDFAAERRVGQALGSPDTVRRQLGELLERTRADELMITSQVYDIEDRVRSYELIAKIAADGF, via the coding sequence ATGACCGTGCCGCTCTCCGTCCTCGAACTCTCCCCCGTCGCGAAAGCCGCCGGTGCGGCAGGCGGCGCCGAAGCCCTGCGCCACACCACCGAGTTGGCGCGCCGGACCGAGGAGTTCGGCTACCGGCGGTTCTGGGTGGCCGAGCACCACAACATGCCCGGTATCGCCAGCTCCTCGCCGGCGGTGCTGCTGGCCCACCTGGCCGCGCACACGAGCACGATCTCGCTGGGGTCCGGTGGGGTCATGCTGCCCAACCACGCCCCGCTGGTGATCGCCGAGCAGTTCGGAATGCTCGCCGCTCTGCACCCCGGCCGGATCGACCTCGGGATCGGCCGCGCTCCGGGCGCCGACCAGCGCACGGCGATGGCCCTGCGCCGGACGGTGGAGGGGCTGTCGGCGGAGGACTTCCCGCAGGAACTGGCCGAGGTCATCGGCATGCTGGACGGTGACCCGGCCCGGTTGATGGCCGTGCCGCAGGCCGAGACGCCGCCGCAGATCTGGCTTCTCGGGTCGAGCGGCTACAGCGCCCAGCTCGCCGGCCACCTCGGGCTGCCGTTCTCCTTCGCGCACCACTTCTCCAGCCGCAACACCGAGCCGGCGTTGGCGTTGTACCGCGAGAGCTTCCAGCCGTCCCGCTGGCTGTCGGCGCCGCACGCGATGGTGGCGGTGAACGCCGTGGCGGCCGACACCGACGAGCACGCCGCCTATCTGGCCAAGCCCGGACTGCTGTCGTTCCTGCGGCTGCGGTCGGGCCGCCCCCAGGCGATGGACTCCCCCGCCGTCGCGGCGGAGTACGAGTTCGACGCCTTCGAGGAGGACTTCGCGGCCGAGCGCCGGGTGGGCCAGGCCCTCGGGTCGCCGGACACCGTCCGGCGTCAACTCGGCGAGCTGCTCGAGCGCACCCGGGCCGACGAGCTGATGATCACCTCGCAGGTCTACGACATCGAGGACCGGGTGCGGTCGTACGAGTTGATCGCCAAGATCGCCGCCGACGGCTTCTGA
- a CDS encoding methylenetetrahydrofolate reductase: MDLVERLRTGEGGFLCFGITPPRASAAPDDLRRIADATAGRLRSLDPDGVVLYDILDEQDRNPAERPFPFRSTLDPGDYLTGHLTGWRKPAVVYRAVGKHTQSDLRTWMQDQPVDRVATVLVGASSRQRPGLTSLPRAHELRRQVRPDLVTGAVAIPERHDDRGDEHLRMLDKQDAGCSFFVSQVLYNADAAKNLVSDYRDECDARGVAPRPVVWTLSVCGSLKTLEFLGWLGVHVPRWMQRDLHRSDDTLAASMTHARVVGLDILTYCRRLGVPVGINVESVSTRRVEIEAAIQLATVLRSVLDD, from the coding sequence GTGGATCTTGTGGAGCGGTTGCGTACGGGTGAAGGCGGCTTCCTCTGCTTCGGGATCACCCCGCCGAGGGCCTCGGCGGCGCCCGACGACCTCCGCCGCATCGCGGACGCGACGGCGGGCCGCCTGCGGTCGCTGGATCCGGACGGCGTCGTCCTCTACGACATCCTCGACGAACAGGACCGCAACCCGGCCGAGCGGCCGTTCCCGTTCCGGTCGACCCTCGATCCGGGTGACTACCTGACCGGCCACCTCACCGGCTGGCGGAAGCCGGCGGTCGTGTACCGCGCGGTCGGCAAGCACACCCAGTCCGACCTGCGCACCTGGATGCAGGACCAGCCCGTCGACCGGGTCGCGACGGTGCTGGTGGGCGCGTCCTCCCGGCAGCGTCCCGGCCTCACGTCGTTGCCGCGCGCCCACGAACTGCGGCGACAGGTGCGGCCCGACCTCGTCACCGGCGCCGTCGCGATCCCCGAGCGCCACGACGACCGGGGGGACGAGCACCTCCGGATGCTGGACAAGCAGGACGCCGGGTGCTCGTTCTTCGTCAGCCAGGTCCTCTACAACGCCGACGCCGCCAAGAACCTCGTGTCGGACTACCGGGACGAGTGCGACGCCCGTGGGGTGGCGCCGCGCCCCGTCGTCTGGACGCTGTCGGTCTGCGGGTCGCTGAAGACACTCGAGTTCCTGGGCTGGCTCGGCGTCCACGTGCCACGGTGGATGCAGCGCGATCTGCACCGCTCGGACGACACGCTGGCGGCGTCGATGACCCACGCCCGCGTCGTCGGACTCGACATCCTCACCTACTGCCGGCGTCTGGGGGTACCGGTGGGGATCAACGTCGAGAGCGTCTCCACCCGCCGGGTGGAGATCGAGGCGGCCATCCAGCTGGCGACGGTGCTGCGGTCGGTTCTCGACGACTGA
- a CDS encoding helicase HerA-like domain-containing protein has protein sequence MTDPTTAGPAATSAEATRRIADGYRSEGAAVTLGAVVVDGRVDPHAQVSVPLAMFNRHGLVAGATGTGKTKTLQLIAEQLSAAGVPVFMPDVKGDLTGLAVAGTADDRITTRAAETGDSWQGSSCPVEYLSIAGQGTAIPVRASIDSFGPILLSKVLDLNGTQESTLGLIFHWADDQHLPLLDLKDLRSVIMHLTSAAGKADLEGLGGVSKATAGVILRALANLDADGGDVFFGEPQLDVADLMRVIDGRGVISLLDARLVQTRPALLSTFLMWLLSELFEQLPEAGDPDRPRLVFLFDEAHLLFADASKAFLTAVQQTVKLIRSKGVGVFFCTQLPTDVPAGVLSQLGARVQHALRAFTPQDQEALATTVKTYPTTTDYDLATALTSLGTGEAIVTVLSESGAPTPVAWTRIRAPRSLMGPAPADQVTAAVAASPLRATYATAVDRDSAYEMLTARLAPPPAPAPAPAPTPTPTPAPTDRPAPNRVPDPAPEEGGLFGELAQNPAVKAFWKSLGTAVGGALGRSVTGTRRRRR, from the coding sequence ATGACGGACCCCACCACCGCAGGCCCCGCGGCCACGTCCGCCGAGGCCACCCGGCGCATCGCCGACGGTTACCGCAGCGAGGGTGCCGCGGTCACCCTCGGCGCCGTGGTCGTCGACGGCCGGGTCGATCCGCACGCGCAGGTGTCCGTCCCGCTGGCGATGTTCAACCGGCACGGCCTCGTCGCCGGCGCTACCGGCACCGGGAAGACGAAGACGCTGCAGCTCATCGCCGAGCAGCTGTCGGCGGCCGGCGTCCCCGTCTTCATGCCCGACGTCAAGGGTGACCTGACCGGGTTGGCCGTCGCGGGCACCGCCGACGACCGCATCACCACCCGTGCCGCCGAGACGGGCGACAGCTGGCAGGGCTCGTCCTGTCCGGTCGAGTACCTGTCGATCGCCGGTCAGGGCACCGCCATCCCGGTCCGGGCCAGCATCGACAGCTTCGGGCCGATCCTGCTGTCGAAGGTCCTCGACCTGAACGGCACCCAGGAATCGACGCTCGGGCTCATCTTCCACTGGGCCGACGACCAGCACCTGCCGCTGCTGGACCTGAAGGACCTGCGGTCGGTGATCATGCACCTCACCAGCGCGGCCGGGAAGGCCGATCTCGAGGGACTCGGCGGGGTGTCGAAGGCCACCGCCGGCGTGATCCTGCGGGCGCTGGCCAACCTCGACGCCGACGGCGGTGACGTCTTCTTCGGCGAGCCGCAGCTCGACGTCGCCGATCTGATGCGGGTGATCGACGGGCGCGGGGTGATCTCGCTGCTGGACGCGCGGCTCGTGCAGACCCGGCCGGCGCTGCTGTCGACGTTCCTGATGTGGCTGCTGTCGGAGCTGTTCGAGCAGCTGCCCGAGGCCGGCGACCCGGACCGGCCCCGCCTGGTGTTCCTCTTCGACGAGGCGCACCTGCTCTTCGCCGACGCGTCCAAGGCCTTCCTGACCGCGGTGCAGCAGACGGTGAAGCTCATCCGGAGCAAGGGCGTCGGTGTGTTCTTCTGCACCCAGCTGCCCACCGACGTGCCCGCCGGGGTGCTGTCGCAGCTCGGTGCCCGCGTCCAGCACGCGCTGCGCGCGTTCACCCCGCAGGACCAGGAGGCGTTGGCCACCACGGTCAAGACGTACCCGACGACGACGGACTACGACCTGGCCACCGCGTTGACCAGCCTGGGTACGGGGGAGGCCATCGTCACCGTGCTCTCCGAGTCCGGGGCACCGACACCCGTCGCCTGGACCCGGATCCGAGCACCCCGGTCGCTGATGGGGCCCGCGCCGGCCGACCAGGTCACCGCCGCCGTCGCCGCGTCGCCGTTGCGGGCGACGTACGCCACCGCGGTCGACCGCGACTCCGCCTACGAGATGCTCACCGCCCGTCTCGCCCCGCCGCCCGCACCTGCACCTGCACCTGCACCGACACCGACGCCGACGCCGGCACCCACCGACCGGCCCGCGCCGAACCGGGTTCCCGACCCGGCGCCGGAGGAGGGCGGCCTGTTCGGCGAACTCGCGCAGAACCCGGCGGTGAAGGCGTTCTGGAAGTCGCTGGGGACCGCCGTCGGCGGCGCGCTGGGCCGCAGCGTCACCGGAACCCGGCGGCGGCGCCGCTGA
- the orn gene encoding oligoribonuclease, which yields MNDRLVWIDCEMTGLDLKKDALIEIAALVTDSDLNILGDGVDIVIHADDEALAGMPEVVVAMHAASGLTEEVRRSTVTLREAEEQVLAYIREFVPDPRTAPLAGNSIGTDRGYISRDMPELDEHLHYRMIDVSSIKELCRRWYPRIYFAQPAKGMAHRALADIKESIRELAYYRQTAFVAAPGPTSEEAQAVAATLLAADGMA from the coding sequence ATGAACGACAGGCTGGTGTGGATCGACTGCGAGATGACCGGGCTCGATCTGAAGAAGGACGCGCTGATCGAGATCGCGGCCCTCGTGACCGACTCCGATCTCAACATCCTCGGCGACGGTGTGGACATCGTGATCCACGCCGACGACGAGGCGCTGGCCGGGATGCCGGAGGTGGTGGTGGCGATGCACGCCGCGTCGGGACTGACCGAGGAGGTGCGGCGGTCCACGGTGACCCTGCGGGAGGCCGAGGAGCAGGTGCTCGCCTACATCCGCGAGTTCGTCCCCGATCCGCGGACGGCGCCGCTGGCCGGCAACTCCATCGGGACCGACCGCGGCTACATCTCCCGCGACATGCCGGAACTGGACGAGCATCTGCACTACCGGATGATCGACGTGTCGTCGATCAAGGAGCTGTGCCGGCGCTGGTACCCGCGCATCTACTTCGCCCAGCCCGCGAAGGGCATGGCGCACCGGGCGCTGGCCGACATCAAGGAGTCCATCCGGGAGCTGGCCTACTACCGGCAGACCGCGTTCGTCGCCGCCCCCGGGCCGACCAGCGAGGAAGCCCAGGCGGTGGCCGCGACCCTGCTCGCGGCCGACGGGATGGCCTGA
- a CDS encoding 8-oxoguanine deaminase — protein sequence MQTALEVTVIAGGAIATVDAGDTEYADGHLVLQGNRIVAVGPGPAPAEWLRVATRTIDGRGTLSTPGLVNTHHHLYQWITRGYAQNSGLFGWLTTLYPVWERLDEEAVHAAAAANLGWLSLSGCTLTTDHHYVFPRDGGDLLAAEIRGARDVGIRFHPTRGSMDLGRSAGGLPPDSVVEDTEKALLATELAITTWHDPSPDAMLQIGVAPCSPFSVTAELMTGAAELARRHGVRLHTHLCETRDENDFCLETFGRTPVDYIADLGWLGPDVWFAHSVWPSERDIATFAATGTSVAHCPTSNGRLGSGIAPVADMLAAGVQVGLGVDGAASNESGRLVEEPHQALLVARLRGGPEAMTARQALRMATFGGAQVLGRSADLGSLEVGKLADVAVWRVDDLGSVDIADPVCAVVFGSRQPLRLLVVDGVPVVEHDTLQRVDAEALARRSGTAARRLAAR from the coding sequence ATGCAGACCGCGCTCGAGGTGACCGTCATCGCCGGCGGTGCGATCGCCACCGTCGACGCCGGCGACACCGAGTACGCCGATGGCCATCTCGTCCTGCAGGGCAACCGGATCGTGGCGGTGGGCCCCGGGCCCGCGCCCGCCGAGTGGCTGCGGGTGGCCACCCGCACCATCGACGGGCGGGGCACCCTGAGCACCCCCGGCCTGGTGAACACCCACCACCACCTCTACCAGTGGATCACCCGCGGCTACGCCCAGAACAGCGGCCTGTTCGGCTGGCTGACCACGCTGTACCCGGTGTGGGAGCGGCTCGACGAGGAGGCGGTGCACGCCGCCGCCGCAGCCAACCTCGGCTGGTTGTCGCTGTCGGGCTGCACCCTGACCACCGACCACCACTACGTCTTCCCGCGCGACGGCGGCGATCTGCTCGCCGCCGAGATCCGCGGTGCCCGCGACGTCGGCATCCGCTTCCACCCCACCCGCGGCTCCATGGACCTCGGACGGTCGGCGGGCGGGCTGCCGCCGGACTCGGTCGTCGAGGACACCGAGAAGGCCCTGCTGGCCACCGAACTGGCCATCACCACCTGGCACGACCCGAGCCCTGATGCGATGCTGCAGATCGGCGTCGCCCCGTGTTCGCCGTTCTCGGTCACCGCGGAGCTGATGACCGGTGCCGCCGAACTCGCCCGCCGCCACGGCGTGCGGCTGCACACGCACCTGTGCGAGACGCGCGACGAGAACGACTTCTGCCTCGAGACCTTCGGCCGCACCCCGGTCGACTACATCGCCGACCTGGGCTGGCTGGGTCCGGACGTCTGGTTCGCCCACAGCGTGTGGCCGTCGGAGCGCGACATCGCCACCTTCGCGGCCACGGGGACGTCGGTGGCGCACTGCCCGACGTCCAACGGCCGACTGGGCTCGGGGATCGCCCCGGTCGCGGACATGCTGGCCGCCGGCGTGCAGGTCGGCCTGGGCGTCGACGGTGCCGCCTCCAACGAGTCCGGCCGCCTCGTCGAGGAACCGCACCAGGCGTTGCTCGTGGCCCGCCTCCGCGGCGGTCCCGAGGCCATGACCGCGCGACAGGCGTTGCGGATGGCCACCTTCGGCGGCGCCCAGGTGCTGGGTCGCTCCGCCGACCTGGGCTCGCTGGAGGTCGGCAAGCTCGCCGACGTCGCCGTCTGGCGGGTCGACGACCTGGGCTCGGTGGACATCGCCGACCCGGTGTGCGCCGTGGTGTTCGGCTCCCGGCAGCCGCTGCGGCTGCTGGTCGTCGACGGTGTGCCGGTGGTGGAGCACGACACGCTCCAACGGGTCGACGCCGAGGCCCTCGCGCGCCGGTCCGGGACGGCCGCCCGGCGGCTGGCCGCACGCTGA
- a CDS encoding Type 1 glutamine amidotransferase-like domain-containing protein: protein MEPGIFLVGGGWSDAHRDALWGPFLWRAAERAAGEAPRIACVVIDEGDGAEQVQRWADVLVRTAACTPVPVLIPSGSPLSDERRSIVAAAHGLLICGGLTPAYAESLAPAGDLIRAQVAAGVPYAGFSAGAAVAADRAVVGGWRDRGVPVCPEDAGEDLDEVTVVDGLGLVPFAVDVHAAQWGTLGRLVAAVAGGQVGSGMALDEDTVLQVALDGSATVAGAGRVHLVRPSGDGAGGAHVTSFAGGAPVDAQRMRAVSRSASPMRS, encoded by the coding sequence ATGGAGCCTGGGATCTTCCTCGTCGGTGGTGGTTGGTCGGACGCGCACCGGGATGCGCTGTGGGGGCCGTTCCTGTGGCGCGCAGCCGAACGGGCGGCCGGTGAAGCGCCGAGGATCGCGTGCGTCGTCATCGACGAGGGGGACGGCGCGGAACAGGTCCAGCGGTGGGCCGACGTGCTGGTGCGGACGGCGGCCTGCACACCGGTGCCGGTCCTGATCCCGTCGGGGTCGCCGCTGTCCGACGAGCGACGATCGATCGTGGCGGCGGCGCACGGCCTGCTGATCTGCGGCGGGCTGACGCCGGCGTATGCGGAGTCTCTCGCCCCCGCAGGCGATCTCATCCGTGCGCAGGTGGCCGCGGGTGTGCCCTACGCGGGATTCTCGGCCGGCGCCGCGGTGGCTGCGGACCGCGCCGTGGTCGGCGGCTGGCGTGATCGGGGGGTCCCGGTCTGCCCCGAGGACGCCGGTGAAGACCTGGACGAGGTCACCGTGGTGGACGGTCTGGGCCTGGTGCCGTTCGCGGTGGACGTGCACGCCGCCCAATGGGGCACCCTCGGACGCCTTGTCGCCGCGGTGGCCGGCGGACAGGTCGGGAGTGGGATGGCCCTGGACGAGGACACCGTGCTGCAGGTCGCCCTCGACGGTTCCGCCACCGTCGCGGGGGCCGGGCGGGTGCACCTCGTCCGGCCATCCGGTGACGGTGCCGGCGGCGCGCACGTCACCTCGTTCGCGGGCGGTGCGCCCGTCGACGCTCAGCGGATGCGCGCGGTCAGCAGATCGGCCAGCCCGATGCGGTCGTAG
- a CDS encoding AraC family transcriptional regulator: MLIADGFPGQRLRVLPRPAVGQALSAPLTGRLLVTDAGHFPHAAQHGMTRPDGVPQTVVILCSSGLGAVTVDGAEHRVWPRQVVVLPAHRPHSYAADPDDPWTIWWLHVAGADVPELLRATRLTAERPVSGTHDFDEMVALVRDILDRMERDETRRNLIAASGAAWNLLALLAAGPTEAGRPVTAGTTAVEQARAHIRAHLSERVAVAELAAQAGFSTSHFAALFRRQTGCAVHQYQTQLRMAVARELLDTTDRPVVAVATAAGYSDSFYFARQFRAVHGMTASAYRAQRKG, translated from the coding sequence GTGCTCATCGCCGACGGGTTCCCCGGTCAACGACTGCGGGTGCTGCCACGGCCCGCGGTCGGTCAGGCGCTGTCGGCGCCCCTCACGGGCCGGCTCCTGGTCACCGACGCCGGCCACTTCCCGCACGCCGCGCAGCACGGGATGACACGACCGGACGGTGTTCCCCAGACGGTGGTGATCCTGTGCTCGTCGGGTCTCGGTGCGGTGACGGTCGACGGCGCCGAACATCGGGTCTGGCCCCGTCAGGTGGTGGTGCTACCGGCCCACCGGCCGCACAGCTATGCGGCCGATCCGGACGATCCCTGGACGATCTGGTGGCTGCACGTGGCCGGCGCCGACGTGCCGGAGTTGCTCCGGGCGACCCGGCTCACCGCGGAACGCCCGGTCTCCGGAACCCACGACTTCGACGAGATGGTCGCGCTGGTCCGCGACATCCTCGATCGGATGGAGCGCGACGAGACCCGCCGCAACCTGATCGCCGCATCCGGCGCGGCCTGGAACCTCCTGGCGCTGCTGGCTGCCGGACCGACCGAGGCCGGGCGTCCGGTGACCGCGGGGACCACCGCGGTGGAACAGGCGCGGGCGCACATCCGCGCCCACCTGTCGGAACGAGTCGCCGTGGCGGAACTCGCGGCGCAGGCCGGGTTCTCGACCTCCCACTTCGCCGCTCTGTTCCGCCGACAGACCGGCTGCGCGGTGCACCAGTACCAGACGCAGCTGCGGATGGCGGTGGCCCGCGAACTGCTGGACACCACCGACCGCCCGGTCGTCGCCGTCGCCACCGCAGCCGGGTACTCCGATTCGTTCTACTTCGCGCGTCAGTTCCGGGCGGTGCACGGGATGACCGCGAGTGCCTACCGGGCGCAGCGCAAGGGCTGA